One part of the Streptomyces ferrugineus genome encodes these proteins:
- a CDS encoding flavin reductase family protein: MSAPRPLTADPAPYDDPLHDEPGPGAARCLGLYAKLAAGVSVVTARGEDGPLGMTVSAVTSLSARPPLLLACLRDGSRTLAAVRARGAFAIHLLREEQHDLAGRFASPTTPAAQRFAGTDTRQVLGVPVIAGALAWSVCLVADIRGYGDHHLVVGQVAAVHVGGGRPLLWHERRFRSLRELVPEGGG, translated from the coding sequence ATGAGTGCGCCGCGCCCGCTCACGGCTGACCCCGCCCCGTACGACGACCCCCTCCACGACGAGCCCGGCCCCGGCGCCGCCCGCTGTCTCGGCCTCTACGCCAAACTGGCCGCCGGTGTGAGCGTCGTGACGGCGAGGGGCGAGGACGGACCGCTCGGCATGACCGTCTCCGCCGTGACCTCGCTGTCGGCCCGGCCACCGCTGCTCCTGGCCTGTCTGCGCGACGGCTCCCGCACCCTCGCCGCCGTCCGCGCCCGGGGCGCCTTCGCGATCCACCTGCTGCGCGAGGAGCAGCACGACCTGGCCGGCCGGTTCGCGAGCCCGACGACCCCCGCCGCCCAGCGGTTCGCCGGCACCGACACCCGGCAGGTCCTCGGCGTCCCGGTGATCGCGGGGGCGCTGGCCTGGTCGGTGTGCCTGGTGGCGGACATACGGGGCTACGGCGACCATCACCTCGTCGTCGGGCAGGTCGCCGCCGTCCACGTGGGCGGCGGGCGCCCGCTGCTGTGGCACGAACGCCGGTTCCGCTCGCTGCGCGAACTCGTGCCGGAGGGCGGCGGATGA